Proteins encoded together in one Catellatospora citrea window:
- a CDS encoding uridine kinase produces MRVRSVTPEGLVDELIERIAKIAEPDGWTRVAVDGAPAAGPDRLAEALVDPLRALGHEVLHVRTGDFLRPRSVRFEFGRTDPDAYYEGWFDEAGLRREVLDPLGPGGTGRVLPTLWDPVRDRATRAGYLTLPPGAVLLVSGDLLLGSGLPFELAAHLVMSPAALARHTPPELAWTLPAYARYAAEVAPQTFADLVAKVDDARHPAIMSVD; encoded by the coding sequence ATGCGTGTGCGGTCGGTGACGCCCGAGGGCCTGGTGGACGAGCTGATCGAGCGGATCGCCAAGATCGCCGAGCCGGACGGGTGGACCCGGGTCGCGGTGGACGGTGCGCCCGCGGCCGGGCCGGACCGGCTGGCCGAGGCGCTGGTCGACCCGCTGCGCGCGCTCGGGCACGAGGTGCTGCACGTGCGCACCGGCGACTTCCTGCGCCCGCGGTCGGTGCGGTTCGAGTTCGGCCGCACCGACCCCGACGCCTACTACGAGGGCTGGTTCGACGAGGCCGGGCTGCGGCGGGAGGTGCTCGACCCGCTCGGGCCGGGCGGCACCGGCCGGGTCCTGCCGACGCTGTGGGATCCGGTGCGCGACCGGGCGACCCGGGCCGGCTACCTGACCCTGCCGCCGGGCGCGGTCCTGCTGGTCAGCGGGGATCTGCTGCTCGGCTCCGGGCTGCCGTTCGAGCTGGCCGCGCACCTGGTGATGTCCCCGGCGGCGCTGGCCCGGCACACCCCGCCGGAGCTGGCCTGGACGCTGCCCGCGTACGCCCGTTATGCCGCCGAGGTGGCCCCGCAGACCTTCGCCGACCTGGTGGCGAAGGTCGACGACGCGCGTCACCCGGCGATCATGTCGGTCGATTAA
- a CDS encoding nucleoside 2-deoxyribosyltransferase domain-containing protein — protein MEIAREVVPVYAGESPPDSWAAALFLAGPTPRSPDVASWRPEALELLEQQWEGPGRLVVFVPERPEGGMPHGWLRQVQWEDACLHLSDTVLFWVPRDLATLPGFTTNVEWGRWESSGRVVLGAPPDAPGLRYLSHYAQLHGAPVADTLADTLAAALTLVGGGSPRAGAHRELPLALWHDQGVRTWLGAQEAAGNRLRSARVAWTWPGADGRPFWWAAHVGVEIAAEGRVKDNEVVLGRPDVSAIVAYLPADSLPGTRIVLVREFRSSAVTSDGYVHELPGGSQPGAADPRQVALAELAEETGLVVDAARLRSHGVRQPAATLSAHRVHLFSLELTEPELAALESGPQQHGVTADGEHTSLEFTTYGQLLSDPDVDWTTVGLVTAALSDR, from the coding sequence ATGGAGATCGCGCGCGAGGTCGTCCCCGTGTACGCAGGCGAATCGCCCCCCGACTCCTGGGCGGCGGCGCTGTTCCTGGCCGGGCCGACCCCGCGCTCGCCCGACGTGGCGTCCTGGCGGCCGGAGGCCCTGGAGCTGCTGGAACAGCAGTGGGAGGGCCCGGGGCGGCTGGTGGTGTTCGTGCCGGAGCGGCCCGAGGGCGGCATGCCGCACGGCTGGCTGCGCCAGGTGCAGTGGGAGGACGCCTGCCTGCACCTGTCCGACACGGTGCTGTTCTGGGTGCCCCGCGACCTGGCCACGCTGCCCGGCTTCACCACCAACGTCGAGTGGGGCCGCTGGGAGTCCAGCGGCCGGGTGGTGCTCGGCGCGCCGCCCGACGCCCCCGGCCTGCGCTACCTGTCCCACTACGCGCAGCTGCACGGCGCGCCGGTGGCCGACACCCTCGCCGACACGCTGGCCGCCGCGCTGACGCTGGTGGGCGGCGGGTCCCCGCGCGCGGGCGCGCACCGCGAGCTGCCCCTGGCCCTGTGGCACGACCAGGGCGTGCGGACCTGGCTCGGCGCGCAGGAGGCGGCCGGCAACCGGCTGCGCTCGGCCCGGGTCGCCTGGACCTGGCCGGGCGCGGACGGGCGGCCGTTCTGGTGGGCGGCGCACGTCGGCGTCGAGATCGCCGCGGAGGGCCGGGTCAAGGACAACGAGGTGGTGCTCGGCCGACCGGACGTCAGCGCGATCGTCGCGTACCTGCCCGCCGACAGCCTGCCCGGGACCCGGATCGTGCTGGTGCGCGAGTTCCGTTCCAGCGCGGTGACCTCCGACGGGTACGTGCACGAGCTGCCGGGCGGCTCGCAGCCGGGCGCGGCGGACCCGCGGCAGGTCGCGCTGGCGGAACTGGCCGAGGAGACGGGCCTGGTGGTGGACGCGGCGCGGCTGCGCTCGCACGGCGTACGCCAGCCCGCGGCGACCCTGTCGGCGCACCGGGTGCACCTGTTCAGCCTGGAACTGACCGAGCCGGAGCTGGCCGCGCTGGAGTCCGGCCCGCAGCAGCACGGTGTCACCGCGGACGGCGAGCACACGTCCCTGGAGTTCACGACCTATGGGCAGCTGCTGTCCGACCCGGACGTGGACTGGACCACGGTCGGCCTGGTCACCGCAGCCCTGTCGGACCGCTGA
- a CDS encoding solute symporter family protein, producing MSSRTLTIVLFVVFVLITLAITIWASRQTKTAADFYAGGRSFSGFSNGLAIGGDYMSAASFLGIAGIIALSGYDGFLYSIGFLVAWLVALLLVAELLRNSGKYTMADVLAFRMRQTPVRVAASISTIVVSIFYLLAQMVGAGALVALLLGIKPGAHFLGMDADTAKIATIIFIGILMIVYVTVGGMKGTTYVQIVKAFLLMVGAALMTVLVLAAFKFDLSGLLGEAAAKSGKGAAFLEPGLRYGKEVAGDAAQTFYNKMDLLSLGIALVLGTAGLPHILIRFYTVPNSKAARKSVLWAIGIIGTFYLMTLALGFGAAALVGGEAITAQDKGGNTAAPQLAQVLGERFLGGTTGGAAMLAIIAAVAFATILAVVAGLTLASSSSLAHDIYASVIRKGQVSEGGEVRVARISAFAIGAVAIVLAIFAQSLNVAFLVALAFAVAASGNLPAILYSLFWKRFTTAGATAAIYGGLITAVVLVFFSPVVSGSPTAMFPNSDWQWFPLSNPGIISIPVGFLCGWLGTVLSREPADPQKYAELEVRSLTGVGAH from the coding sequence ATGAGCTCACGTACCCTGACCATCGTCCTGTTCGTGGTCTTCGTGCTGATCACGCTGGCCATCACGATCTGGGCCAGCCGGCAGACGAAGACGGCGGCGGACTTCTACGCCGGCGGCCGGTCGTTCTCCGGGTTCTCCAACGGCCTGGCGATCGGCGGCGACTACATGTCGGCGGCGAGCTTCCTCGGCATCGCCGGCATCATCGCGCTGTCGGGCTACGACGGCTTCCTCTACTCGATCGGCTTCCTGGTCGCCTGGCTGGTGGCGCTGCTGCTGGTCGCGGAGCTGCTGCGCAACTCGGGCAAGTACACGATGGCCGACGTGCTGGCGTTCCGGATGCGCCAGACACCGGTGCGCGTGGCCGCCTCGATCTCCACCATCGTGGTGTCGATCTTCTACCTGCTGGCGCAGATGGTCGGCGCGGGCGCGCTGGTGGCGCTGCTGCTGGGCATCAAGCCCGGGGCGCACTTCCTGGGCATGGACGCCGACACCGCGAAGATCGCCACGATCATCTTCATCGGCATTCTCATGATCGTGTACGTGACGGTCGGCGGCATGAAGGGCACCACCTACGTCCAGATCGTCAAGGCGTTCCTGCTGATGGTCGGCGCCGCCCTGATGACGGTGCTGGTCCTGGCGGCGTTCAAGTTCGACCTGTCCGGGCTGCTCGGCGAGGCCGCGGCCAAGTCCGGCAAGGGCGCGGCGTTCCTGGAACCCGGCCTGCGCTACGGCAAGGAAGTGGCCGGGGACGCGGCGCAGACCTTCTACAACAAGATGGACCTGCTGTCGCTCGGCATCGCGCTGGTGCTCGGCACGGCCGGCCTGCCGCACATCCTGATCCGCTTCTACACGGTGCCCAACTCCAAGGCCGCGCGCAAGAGCGTGCTGTGGGCGATCGGCATCATCGGCACCTTCTACCTGATGACCCTCGCGCTCGGCTTCGGCGCGGCGGCGCTGGTCGGCGGCGAGGCCATCACCGCCCAGGACAAGGGCGGCAACACCGCCGCCCCGCAGCTGGCCCAGGTGCTCGGGGAACGCTTCCTCGGCGGCACCACCGGCGGCGCGGCGATGCTGGCGATCATCGCGGCGGTCGCGTTCGCCACCATCCTGGCCGTCGTCGCCGGTCTGACGCTGGCCTCGTCCAGCTCGCTGGCGCACGACATCTACGCCAGCGTCATCCGCAAGGGGCAGGTCAGCGAGGGCGGCGAGGTGCGGGTGGCCCGCATCTCGGCGTTCGCCATCGGCGCGGTCGCGATCGTGCTGGCCATCTTCGCGCAGAGCCTCAACGTGGCGTTCCTCGTCGCGCTGGCCTTCGCGGTGGCGGCCTCGGGCAACCTGCCCGCGATCCTGTACTCCCTGTTCTGGAAGCGGTTCACCACCGCGGGTGCGACCGCGGCCATCTACGGCGGCCTGATCACCGCCGTGGTGCTGGTGTTCTTCTCGCCGGTCGTGTCCGGCAGCCCGACCGCGATGTTCCCGAACTCGGACTGGCAGTGGTTCCCGCTGTCGAACCCGGGCATCATCTCGATCCCGGTCGGCTTCCTCTGCGGCTGGCTGGGCACCGTCCTGTCCCGCGAGCCCGCCGACCCGCAGAAGTACGCCGAGCTCGAGGTGCGTTCGCTGACCGGCGTCGGCGCGCACTGA
- a CDS encoding stealth family protein, with amino-acid sequence MAALSRRSVDLLLPRARRAGGPADRWARSAVRWHLTSRYDTTELRLVPTVHGPVLARPMVEATPLAARRLALETVLTVLRDAGVEHFCVRGYDDKGSAVAIGSGGRREAWAALRREALRRPLFVAAVTEQGLQTPMPATSNHAWRTLAGHRVIRLIQYVCDPSGSLLLGEPHGCDLEVWSRTPQGPLHAPRPNRVADRVPATGPSLTLDESAFTRMTSAHVPGQPQRPTRPEFAGTLLDDITFPVDVVYTWVDDNDPAWRARRDVALGAQDRPPTAQAAGESRFANHDELRYSMRSLHLYAPWVRRIWLVTDDQVPAWLDTCHDRVRVVSHKELFGDHGRLPTFNSHAIESRLHHIDGLSEQFVYFNDDVFVGRPINTLKFFQPNGLSKLFPSRGKVDPGPADAADLAPTAAGKNNRALIARDFGRHLTYKMKHVPHALRRDVLTEMSERYAQELERTAGNRFRDPTDVSLVSSAYHYYALATGRAVIDRITSTYVSLAAPDAKRQLAQVLARRDRDVFCVNDEDGTSEQRQGRDRLLHDFLTAYFPVAAPWELPEPSAARQDG; translated from the coding sequence ATGGCGGCGCTCTCCCGCAGGTCGGTGGACCTGCTCCTGCCGCGCGCCCGACGGGCCGGCGGTCCGGCCGACCGGTGGGCGCGCTCGGCGGTGCGCTGGCACCTGACCAGCCGCTACGACACCACCGAACTGCGGCTCGTGCCGACCGTGCACGGGCCGGTGCTGGCCCGGCCGATGGTCGAGGCCACGCCGCTGGCCGCGCGCCGGCTCGCCCTGGAGACGGTGCTGACGGTGCTGCGCGACGCGGGCGTCGAGCATTTCTGCGTGCGGGGGTACGACGACAAGGGGTCCGCGGTCGCCATCGGGTCGGGTGGGCGGCGCGAGGCGTGGGCCGCGCTGCGGCGCGAGGCGCTGCGGCGGCCGCTGTTCGTCGCCGCGGTGACCGAGCAGGGTCTGCAGACCCCGATGCCCGCCACCTCCAACCACGCCTGGCGCACCCTGGCCGGGCACCGGGTGATCCGGCTGATCCAGTACGTCTGCGACCCGTCGGGCTCGCTGCTGTTGGGCGAGCCGCACGGCTGCGACCTGGAGGTGTGGTCGCGCACCCCGCAGGGTCCGCTGCACGCGCCCCGGCCCAACCGGGTCGCCGACCGGGTCCCCGCCACCGGACCCTCCCTGACGCTCGACGAGTCCGCCTTCACCCGGATGACGTCGGCGCACGTGCCCGGCCAGCCGCAGCGCCCGACCCGGCCGGAGTTCGCGGGCACGCTGCTCGACGACATCACCTTCCCGGTCGACGTGGTCTACACCTGGGTCGACGACAACGACCCCGCCTGGCGGGCCCGGCGCGACGTCGCGCTGGGCGCGCAGGACCGGCCGCCGACCGCCCAGGCGGCCGGGGAGTCGCGGTTCGCCAACCACGACGAGCTGCGCTACTCGATGCGCTCGCTGCACCTGTACGCACCGTGGGTGCGCCGGATCTGGCTGGTCACCGACGATCAGGTCCCGGCGTGGCTGGACACCTGCCACGACCGGGTGCGGGTGGTCAGCCACAAGGAGCTGTTCGGCGACCACGGCAGGCTGCCGACGTTCAACTCGCACGCGATCGAGAGCCGGCTGCACCACATCGACGGGCTGAGCGAGCAGTTCGTCTACTTCAACGACGACGTCTTCGTCGGCCGCCCGATCAACACGCTGAAGTTCTTCCAGCCCAACGGCCTGTCGAAGCTGTTCCCGTCGCGCGGCAAGGTCGATCCGGGCCCCGCGGACGCGGCCGACCTGGCCCCCACGGCTGCGGGTAAGAACAACCGCGCGCTCATCGCGCGCGACTTCGGCCGGCACCTGACCTACAAGATGAAGCACGTGCCGCACGCGCTGCGCCGCGACGTGCTGACGGAGATGTCCGAACGGTACGCGCAGGAGCTGGAGCGCACCGCGGGCAACCGGTTCCGGGACCCGACCGACGTCTCGCTGGTGTCCTCGGCGTACCACTACTACGCGCTGGCCACCGGCCGGGCCGTCATCGACCGTATCACCAGCACCTACGTGAGCCTGGCCGCGCCCGACGCGAAGCGGCAGCTCGCACAGGTGCTGGCCCGGCGGGACCGCGACGTCTTCTGCGTCAACGACGAGGACGGCACGTCCGAGCAGCGGCAGGGCCGGGACCGCCTGCTGCACGATTTCCTGACGGCCTACTTCCCGGTGGCGGCGCCGTGGGAGCTGCCGGAGCCGTCCGCCGCGCGACAGGACGGTTGA
- a CDS encoding CBS domain-containing protein yields the protein MTTAKQIMHLGAQCVPENETLARAAQLMRDMGVGSLPICGSDDKLRGIITDRDIVIKCIASGGDPNTMTCIEMAKGTPIWVDAKADEDEVLKTMEQHKIRRVPVIEDHQIIGMISEADLAQHLSNEKLAHFVSTITAAPPTRG from the coding sequence ATGACCACGGCTAAGCAGATCATGCACCTGGGTGCGCAGTGCGTGCCCGAGAACGAGACACTGGCCCGCGCCGCCCAGCTGATGCGGGACATGGGCGTCGGCTCGCTGCCGATCTGCGGCAGCGACGACAAGCTGCGGGGCATCATCACCGACCGTGACATCGTCATCAAGTGCATCGCCTCAGGCGGCGACCCGAACACGATGACCTGCATCGAGATGGCCAAGGGCACGCCGATCTGGGTCGATGCCAAGGCCGACGAGGACGAGGTCCTCAAGACCATGGAGCAGCACAAGATCCGCCGGGTACCGGTGATCGAGGACCACCAGATCATCGGCATGATCAGCGAGGCGGACCTGGCCCAGCACCTGTCGAACGAGAAGCTGGCGCACTTCGTCTCCACCATCACCGCGGCGCCGCCGACGCGCGGCTGA
- a CDS encoding inositol monophosphatase family protein, protein MLDATEVAEVERAVRRVAEEQILPRFGRLTAADIAFKTSETDFVTVADRAAEEELAKHLTALVPGSIMVGEEAVAGDPALLGAIDGDAPVWIVDPIDGTHNFVSGSPRFTTLVALAHRGRLLASWTYAPVMDLMAVATAGGGAYVDGQRVRVRPVEPTLRHLDVCVSPPIWWKPVHRDGFHRLSGHGVALSFFDTSGLEYIQLASGRRTAMVLTWELPWDHAAGLLLHAEAGGVAMAADGSPFRIGGGNPMPFLVAPDAETARLVLSALHPDDAA, encoded by the coding sequence GTGCTTGACGCGACAGAGGTGGCCGAGGTCGAGCGGGCGGTACGCCGCGTCGCCGAGGAACAGATCCTGCCCAGGTTCGGCCGCCTCACCGCTGCCGACATCGCGTTCAAGACCTCGGAGACGGACTTCGTCACCGTCGCCGACCGCGCCGCCGAAGAGGAACTGGCCAAGCACCTGACCGCGCTGGTCCCCGGCTCGATCATGGTCGGCGAGGAGGCCGTCGCGGGCGACCCCGCGCTGCTGGGCGCGATCGACGGCGACGCCCCGGTGTGGATCGTGGACCCGATCGACGGCACGCACAACTTCGTCAGCGGCAGCCCCCGGTTCACCACGCTGGTCGCGCTCGCCCACCGCGGCCGCCTGCTCGCCTCGTGGACCTACGCGCCGGTCATGGACCTGATGGCGGTGGCCACCGCGGGCGGCGGGGCGTACGTCGACGGGCAGCGGGTGCGGGTGCGCCCGGTCGAGCCCACCCTGCGCCACCTCGACGTCTGCGTCTCCCCGCCGATCTGGTGGAAGCCCGTGCACCGCGACGGTTTCCACCGGCTCAGCGGGCACGGCGTGGCGCTGTCCTTCTTCGACACCTCGGGGCTGGAGTACATCCAGCTCGCCAGCGGGCGGCGCACCGCGATGGTGCTCACCTGGGAGCTGCCCTGGGACCACGCGGCCGGGCTGCTGCTGCACGCGGAGGCCGGCGGGGTGGCCATGGCCGCCGACGGCAGCCCGTTCCGGATCGGCGGCGGCAACCCCATGCCGTTCCTGGTCGCCCCGGACGCCGAGACGGCCCGCCTGGTGCTCTCGGCGCTGCACCCGGACGACGCGGCCTGA
- a CDS encoding ArsR/SmtB family transcription factor, whose amino-acid sequence MLAIDVGPVDVAHTRYAISPLGETMQALRVAAGAQAAGVLRPWADRIAPRYQRLRREAPAVGALTALMRRGAYNADFIHPPPAGPGVDFAAELAAVRATPLPRARLELARNLVGLRPPPRHVRQVLDAPDVVDRLADAIEAAWHALVEPDWARLRTVLERDLVRRAGHLAMYGWAAALSDLDPRVSWRSDGPAGTIEVRTGSRTEWERHRLGGRGLLLMPTVFGSLITYVEPPWPYALVYPARGIADLLGPPAAEADGPSLGRLVGPHRADVLRALAVPATTTQLVRQLGLSLGAVGGHLAVLRDTGLVSRTRTGRAVRYERTPLGDALSGT is encoded by the coding sequence ATGCTGGCCATCGACGTGGGCCCGGTCGACGTGGCGCACACCCGCTACGCGATCTCGCCGCTGGGCGAGACGATGCAGGCGCTGCGGGTGGCGGCCGGGGCGCAGGCGGCGGGGGTGCTGCGCCCGTGGGCCGACCGCATCGCACCGCGCTACCAGCGGCTGCGCCGCGAGGCGCCCGCGGTCGGGGCGCTGACCGCGCTGATGCGGCGCGGCGCCTACAACGCCGACTTCATCCACCCGCCGCCCGCCGGTCCGGGCGTCGACTTCGCCGCCGAGCTGGCCGCGGTGCGTGCCACGCCGCTGCCCCGGGCCCGCCTGGAGCTGGCCCGCAACCTGGTCGGCCTGCGCCCGCCGCCGCGCCACGTGCGGCAGGTGCTCGACGCGCCGGACGTGGTCGACCGGCTCGCCGACGCGATCGAGGCGGCCTGGCACGCGCTGGTCGAGCCCGACTGGGCGCGGCTGCGTACGGTGCTGGAACGTGACCTGGTCCGCCGCGCCGGGCACCTGGCGATGTACGGGTGGGCGGCGGCGCTGTCGGATCTGGATCCGCGGGTGAGCTGGCGTTCGGACGGTCCCGCCGGGACGATCGAGGTGCGGACCGGTTCGCGGACGGAGTGGGAGCGGCACCGCCTGGGCGGCCGGGGACTGCTGCTGATGCCCACCGTGTTCGGCTCGCTCATCACCTACGTGGAGCCGCCGTGGCCGTACGCGCTGGTGTATCCGGCCCGGGGGATCGCCGACCTGCTCGGGCCCCCGGCGGCCGAGGCGGACGGGCCGAGTCTGGGCAGGCTGGTCGGCCCGCACCGGGCCGACGTGCTGCGGGCCCTGGCCGTGCCCGCGACGACCACGCAGCTGGTGCGCCAGCTCGGCCTGAGCCTGGGCGCGGTGGGCGGGCACCTGGCCGTGCTGCGCGACACCGGCCTGGTCAGCCGCACCCGGACCGGCCGCGCGGTCCGCTACGAGCGCACCCCGCTGGGCGACGCCCTGTCCGGGACATGA
- a CDS encoding PIG-L family deacetylase — MHRRTALSALLLAGGGVIGLGLTRPWERVWSAGAPPRPPAFLNICAHPDDDLYFLNPDVMQALDGGIAVTSVYLTAGEANGINAPLGEGRKPKPDFEGYAAARQYGIRSAYAAMATGDRDSAWRREVRHVGDAVYETATLAAAPHVTLAFLNLRAPVDGPGGNRLEWLWDGRRDAQPYLRPTDSPLPAAGELTRDEVLAILASLLDTAEPTVVRTLDPAPEHLKYAEGDVEYSDHTDHLYAAWFAFEAVRRHRRAGEAVQVQSYRGYFNKQWPRNLSPAVYERKFSYLDIYGWADEHPCAVPYGCGDLQVGTRARAKRYGRSQTYRHPGGTTWLVPYGEGLAAFAVFGGTALRWRRGSDPGSWSAPEPVGGENLLPHLCAVSVPDGRTHLFGVRQDLAVAGPRLAVVHGEQAVPGGPVTWAELGNPDAGGDPARAREVGMPVAVADADGGLSVFTRDFERGAAMRRRSADGRWGPWVRLGGKGIRDALVAVSAGPRTELYAVTDDELLCWRRDDPAGRFGQPQVLLRGVMDGALSAARAAAGGDGPVLVGHADGATLTVLQAGAGTTVPAGGGTGAVAGLLRDGRLQLLRRDDAGRVGMTDAHRPGEAAAWSASGALFTGAPSVAVDSRGRAWAATVGADGRLWTCSLDGTARETRWQSAPAPGTLRPAQV; from the coding sequence TTGCACCGGCGCACGGCGCTCAGCGCCCTGCTGCTGGCCGGCGGCGGGGTGATCGGACTGGGCCTGACCCGGCCCTGGGAACGGGTCTGGTCGGCGGGCGCGCCGCCACGCCCACCCGCGTTCCTCAACATCTGCGCGCACCCCGACGACGACCTGTACTTCCTCAACCCGGACGTGATGCAGGCGCTGGACGGCGGAATCGCGGTGACCAGCGTCTACCTGACCGCCGGTGAGGCCAACGGGATCAACGCGCCGCTGGGCGAGGGCCGCAAGCCGAAACCCGACTTCGAGGGGTACGCGGCCGCGCGGCAGTACGGCATCCGGTCGGCGTACGCGGCGATGGCGACCGGCGACCGGGACAGCGCGTGGCGGCGCGAGGTCCGCCACGTGGGCGACGCCGTGTACGAGACCGCCACGCTGGCCGCCGCCCCGCACGTCACGCTGGCGTTCCTGAACCTGCGGGCGCCCGTGGACGGCCCCGGTGGCAACCGGCTGGAATGGCTGTGGGACGGCCGCCGCGACGCGCAGCCCTACCTGCGGCCCACCGACAGCCCGCTGCCCGCGGCCGGGGAGCTGACCCGCGACGAGGTGCTCGCCATCCTGGCCTCGCTGCTGGACACGGCCGAGCCGACGGTGGTGCGCACCCTGGACCCGGCCCCGGAGCACCTGAAGTACGCCGAGGGCGACGTGGAGTACTCCGACCACACCGACCACCTGTACGCGGCGTGGTTCGCGTTCGAGGCGGTGCGCCGCCACCGGCGGGCCGGCGAGGCGGTGCAGGTGCAGAGCTACCGCGGCTACTTCAACAAGCAGTGGCCGCGCAACCTCAGCCCGGCCGTGTACGAGCGCAAGTTCTCCTATCTGGACATCTACGGCTGGGCCGACGAACACCCCTGCGCGGTGCCGTACGGCTGCGGCGACCTGCAGGTGGGCACGCGGGCGCGGGCCAAGCGCTACGGGCGCAGCCAGACCTACCGGCACCCGGGCGGCACGACGTGGCTGGTCCCGTACGGCGAGGGGCTGGCCGCCTTCGCGGTGTTCGGCGGGACGGCGCTGAGGTGGCGGCGCGGGTCGGACCCGGGCTCCTGGTCCGCGCCGGAGCCCGTGGGCGGCGAGAACCTGCTCCCCCACCTGTGCGCGGTGTCCGTCCCGGACGGCCGCACGCACCTGTTCGGCGTACGCCAGGACCTGGCCGTGGCCGGGCCGCGCCTGGCCGTGGTGCACGGCGAGCAGGCCGTGCCCGGCGGCCCGGTCACCTGGGCGGAGCTGGGCAACCCGGACGCGGGCGGCGACCCGGCGCGGGCCCGGGAGGTCGGCATGCCGGTCGCGGTCGCCGACGCCGACGGCGGCCTGAGCGTGTTCACCCGCGACTTCGAGCGCGGGGCCGCGATGCGCCGGCGAAGCGCCGACGGGCGGTGGGGTCCGTGGGTCCGGCTGGGCGGCAAGGGCATCCGCGACGCACTGGTGGCGGTGTCGGCCGGGCCGCGCACGGAGCTGTACGCGGTGACCGATGACGAGCTGCTGTGCTGGCGGCGCGACGACCCGGCGGGCCGCTTCGGGCAGCCGCAGGTGCTGCTGCGCGGGGTGATGGACGGCGCGCTGTCGGCCGCCCGCGCCGCCGCCGGCGGGGACGGCCCGGTGCTGGTCGGGCACGCCGACGGGGCGACGCTCACCGTGCTGCAGGCCGGTGCCGGGACCACGGTGCCCGCGGGCGGCGGCACGGGCGCGGTGGCCGGGCTGCTCCGCGACGGCCGCCTGCAGTTGCTGCGCCGCGACGACGCGGGCCGGGTCGGCATGACCGACGCGCACCGGCCGGGTGAGGCGGCGGCCTGGTCGGCGTCCGGGGCGCTGTTCACGGGCGCGCCCTCGGTCGCCGTGGACTCGCGCGGGCGGGCCTGGGCCGCGACCGTCGGCGCGGACGGGCGGCTGTGGACGTGCTCGCTGGACGGCACGGCGAGGGAAACCCGCTGGCAGAGCGCGCCCGCCCCGGGCACGCTGCGCCCCGCGCAGGTGTGA
- a CDS encoding TIGR03086 family metal-binding protein: protein MDGYLTLPDPLAAYDTITAEVGALAGTVAAQRMDDPTPCAGWTVRRLLCHLAFVGDRYATLAEGAPPPEDEPDYPDPVVAFGAHAARARAAFGRPGYLTEVAPTPIGPQPGAVTVQHVVNELTVHGWDLARALGASTDLSPELAARVLASWRSFLDGVPRDGGPFGPERPAPAGATEADRLAAYLGRDAG from the coding sequence ATGGACGGTTATCTGACGCTGCCCGATCCGCTGGCCGCGTACGACACGATCACGGCCGAGGTCGGTGCGCTGGCCGGCACGGTCGCCGCGCAGCGCATGGACGACCCGACGCCGTGCGCGGGCTGGACGGTCCGGCGGCTGCTGTGCCACCTGGCGTTCGTCGGCGACCGGTACGCGACCCTGGCCGAGGGTGCGCCGCCGCCCGAGGACGAGCCCGACTACCCCGATCCGGTGGTCGCGTTCGGCGCACACGCGGCGCGGGCCCGGGCCGCGTTCGGCCGGCCGGGTTACCTGACCGAGGTCGCGCCGACGCCGATCGGGCCGCAGCCGGGCGCGGTCACCGTGCAGCACGTCGTCAACGAGCTCACCGTGCACGGCTGGGACCTGGCCCGCGCCCTCGGCGCGAGCACCGACCTCTCCCCTGAGCTGGCCGCTCGGGTGCTCGCGAGCTGGCGGTCCTTTCTGGACGGGGTGCCCCGCGACGGCGGCCCGTTCGGGCCGGAGCGACCGGCCCCGGCGGGTGCGACCGAGGCCGACCGGCTGGCCGCCTACCTGGGGCGGGACGCAGGCTGA
- a CDS encoding DUF485 domain-containing protein codes for MSTDAPDRYERIAESPEFAGLRRSLRRFVFPMTIAFFSWYALYVILSAYARDFMGTILFGNINVALVFGLLQFVTTFLIAWLYARYADRKLDPVAADLNARIQAGEFDADPQPEEVKA; via the coding sequence ATGAGCACCGACGCTCCGGACCGCTACGAGCGCATCGCGGAAAGCCCCGAGTTCGCCGGGCTGCGCCGCTCGCTGCGGCGCTTCGTGTTCCCGATGACGATCGCGTTCTTCAGCTGGTACGCCCTGTACGTGATCCTGTCGGCGTACGCGCGCGACTTCATGGGCACGATCCTGTTCGGCAACATCAACGTGGCGCTGGTCTTCGGGCTGCTGCAGTTCGTGACGACGTTCCTGATCGCCTGGCTGTACGCCCGCTACGCCGACCGCAAGCTCGACCCGGTCGCCGCGGACCTCAACGCCCGTATCCAGGCCGGCGAGTTCGACGCCGACCCGCAGCCCGAGGAGGTCAAGGCATGA